One window of Nitrospirota bacterium genomic DNA carries:
- a CDS encoding MTH1187 family thiamine-binding protein has translation MLVEFSIIPIGAGSSIGDRLAGVLKIVDESGLPYKINPMGTVIEGSWNEILKLIKECHQTVLKSEDRVYTTISIDDRKGKPDRINGKVKSIEKRLGKALKK, from the coding sequence ATGCTTGTAGAATTCAGTATAATCCCAATAGGCGCAGGCAGCAGCATAGGCGACCGGCTTGCCGGGGTATTGAAGATAGTTGATGAAAGCGGCCTGCCTTATAAAATAAACCCGATGGGCACCGTTATCGAAGGCAGCTGGAATGAGATCCTGAAGTTAATTAAAGAATGCCATCAAACGGTCTTAAAGTCTGAAGACCGCGTGTATACGACAATATCAATCGACGACAGAAAAGGTAAGCCTGACAGGATCAATGGAAAAGTAAAGTCCATTGAAAAAAGATTAGGCAAGGCCTTGAAAAAGTAG
- a CDS encoding YtxH domain-containing protein, with product MNDDRGFSAGSVLLAFVLGGVVGAGIALLTAPQSGKETREKIKEFADDTRKKATEYAGQVKEKVTSAVEHGKHYVEDKKSLISTAIDAGKEAYEKEKEKLSKG from the coding sequence ATGAATGACGACAGAGGGTTTTCAGCAGGGAGTGTTCTTCTTGCATTTGTTTTAGGCGGTGTTGTAGGGGCCGGGATCGCGCTATTGACCGCTCCGCAGTCGGGTAAAGAGACGAGAGAGAAGATAAAGGAGTTTGCCGACGATACCAGAAAAAAAGCCACGGAATATGCGGGGCAGGTCAAAGAAAAAGTCACGTCCGCGGTAGAGCACGGCAAGCATTATGTTGAAGATAAGAAATCACTTATCTCCACGGCTATAGACGCAGGCAAAGAGGCTTACGAGAAAGAGAAGGAAAAGCTTTCCAAGGGTTAA
- a CDS encoding DUF948 domain-containing protein — protein MQTQFFWGIIAGALIVLVAFLIPAILQITRTAKAAEEFLRTTQASLNPLIARLNETVDKTNQIAAKLDQSISDVQHLTKAVGETGAIIGDINNFIRNIQTALSVTTSSFGTGIKTALSVLAQGIIKKGG, from the coding sequence ATGCAAACGCAATTTTTCTGGGGAATCATAGCTGGTGCATTGATCGTGCTGGTGGCGTTTTTAATTCCCGCCATCCTGCAGATTACGAGAACTGCAAAGGCTGCCGAGGAATTTTTAAGGACCACTCAGGCGTCATTAAATCCGCTGATTGCCAGGCTTAATGAGACCGTGGACAAAACAAACCAGATCGCCGCAAAGCTGGACCAGTCGATCAGCGACGTACAGCATTTGACAAAGGCAGTGGGTGAGACCGGGGCGATCATCGGGGACATAAACAACTTTATCCGCAATATACAAACAGCGCTTTCGGTCACGACATCGAGTTTTGGGACCGGAATAAAAACCGCCCTGAGCGTATTGGCGCAGGGAATAATTAAAAAAGGAGGTTAA
- a CDS encoding ATP-dependent metallopeptidase FtsH/Yme1/Tma family protein, giving the protein MAASISFLLWGQWGQFGNVKSEKEYIINYSQFFDQLNAGNIVSVTITNLQVSGELKTETSLAVSGEKEPRSVKLFQTFLPSFQGEDLISSLKEKGVAISVVPPEKMSPFWQFITGLLPWVLIIGVWILIMRGAQRVQGGPGGLFSFGASKAKLHDVQKSQVTFKDVAGMENAKKELEETIEFLKNPSRFKRLGAKVPRGVLLVGPPGTGKTLLARAVAGEAGVPFYSISASEFIEMFVGVGASRVRDMFQKAKANTPSIIFIDEIDSVGRTRGAGLGGGHDEREQTLNQLLSELDGFEPHQEVIVIAATNRPDVLDPALLRPGRFDRHVIIDRPGLKDRKAILEVHVKNKTLSEDVDLEKIARGTPGMSGADLENLANEAALTAIRKNKEKIDTDDFEEARDKVLMGTVREESISDLEKRITAYHEAGHALVAHELPGTDPIHKVSIIPRGMAMGVTQLLPEEDRHYYPKTYLMNKLSVALAGRVAEKIIFNDLSTGAQSDLKEASSLAEKMVAQWGMSDKVGPISFGRGEEHPFLGRELALPKRYSEDLAWLMDQEIRKLIVEAESKAEEVLNANKDVLEKLAEELIKTEVLDKEDVEKIIRESRS; this is encoded by the coding sequence ATGGCTGCCTCCATTTCCTTTCTTTTATGGGGACAGTGGGGCCAGTTCGGCAATGTAAAGAGCGAAAAAGAATACATCATCAATTACAGCCAGTTTTTTGATCAGCTCAATGCGGGCAACATCGTATCCGTCACTATAACTAATTTACAGGTAAGCGGGGAACTGAAAACAGAGACCTCTCTCGCAGTTTCGGGAGAAAAGGAACCGCGGTCCGTAAAATTATTTCAGACCTTCCTCCCGTCCTTTCAGGGAGAAGACCTGATTTCAAGCCTCAAGGAAAAAGGCGTGGCAATAAGTGTAGTGCCTCCTGAGAAAATGTCTCCATTCTGGCAATTCATAACCGGCCTGCTTCCGTGGGTCCTTATTATCGGGGTATGGATATTGATCATGCGCGGCGCTCAACGCGTTCAGGGAGGGCCCGGAGGCCTTTTTTCATTCGGTGCGAGCAAGGCAAAACTGCATGACGTGCAAAAATCGCAGGTGACCTTCAAGGACGTCGCGGGAATGGAGAACGCGAAAAAAGAACTTGAGGAGACCATCGAGTTCCTCAAGAACCCCTCAAGGTTCAAAAGGCTCGGCGCTAAGGTGCCGAGAGGCGTCCTTCTCGTAGGGCCTCCGGGCACGGGGAAAACCCTGTTGGCGCGCGCGGTGGCCGGTGAGGCGGGTGTCCCTTTTTACAGCATCAGCGCGTCGGAGTTTATAGAGATGTTTGTCGGCGTCGGCGCATCGCGCGTCAGGGACATGTTTCAAAAGGCCAAGGCCAACACGCCGAGCATTATCTTCATAGATGAAATTGACTCTGTGGGGCGCACGCGCGGCGCGGGACTTGGCGGAGGACACGATGAGAGGGAGCAGACCCTGAACCAGCTTTTAAGCGAGCTGGACGGGTTTGAGCCGCATCAGGAGGTAATCGTCATTGCGGCAACAAACAGGCCTGACGTGCTCGACCCCGCCCTTCTGAGACCGGGACGTTTCGACAGGCACGTAATAATTGACAGGCCGGGGCTGAAAGACAGGAAGGCCATTCTTGAAGTGCACGTTAAAAACAAGACCCTGTCGGAAGATGTTGACCTCGAAAAAATCGCACGGGGCACTCCCGGCATGTCAGGAGCGGACCTGGAAAATCTTGCTAACGAAGCCGCGCTTACCGCGATAAGGAAGAATAAAGAAAAGATCGATACGGATGATTTTGAAGAGGCGCGTGATAAAGTCCTGATGGGCACGGTAAGAGAAGAATCCATAAGCGACCTGGAAAAACGTATCACGGCATACCACGAGGCAGGACATGCCCTTGTGGCCCATGAGCTTCCCGGGACTGACCCGATCCACAAAGTGAGCATTATTCCGAGAGGCATGGCAATGGGGGTGACTCAACTGCTCCCTGAAGAAGACAGGCATTATTATCCCAAGACATATCTCATGAACAAATTGAGCGTAGCGCTTGCCGGCAGAGTAGCGGAAAAGATCATCTTCAACGACCTGAGCACGGGAGCGCAGAGCGATTTAAAAGAGGCGTCTTCCCTCGCTGAAAAGATGGTTGCTCAATGGGGCATGAGCGACAAGGTCGGGCCGATAAGCTTCGGGCGCGGAGAAGAACATCCGTTTTTAGGCAGGGAGCTGGCGCTTCCAAAACGGTACAGCGAAGACCTGGCATGGCTCATGGACCAGGAGATAAGGAAATTAATAGTCGAGGCTGAGTCAAAGGCAGAAGAGGTATTAAACGCGAACAAGGATGTTCTTGAAAAATTAGCCGAAGAACTTATAAAGACAGAAGTGCTGGACAAAGAAGACGTAGAAAAGATAATCAGGGAATCCAGATCTTAG
- a CDS encoding PilZ domain-containing protein — MDKRRSKRITVNLKAERISCTNNCSVFIENLSEDGIYMTTAPAKKNEYVPGKEIDLELELNNGKIINLNCHVKWAIDNSPDDLTSSVGLEIIDPPSEFKNFVRTLH; from the coding sequence ATGGATAAAAGACGGTCAAAGAGGATAACGGTCAATTTAAAGGCCGAACGTATTTCTTGCACTAATAACTGTTCGGTATTTATCGAGAACCTTTCTGAAGACGGAATATACATGACTACAGCCCCTGCAAAGAAAAATGAATATGTGCCCGGCAAGGAAATCGATCTTGAGCTTGAACTCAACAATGGAAAGATAATAAACCTCAACTGCCATGTTAAGTGGGCCATTGATAATTCACCTGATGATTTGACAAGCAGCGTGGGACTGGAGATTATCGACCCGCCGTCAGAATTCAAAAATTTTGTAAGGACTCTGCACTAA